One Rubripirellula reticaptiva genomic region harbors:
- a CDS encoding glycosyltransferase family 2 protein has translation MTTTLKNETLKNEQAISNNPATENDAVVFGVGRDEATWQPRSEHELAIERIDEALDLIAEANSVAAGKIPVTRFDVTVIVPVFNEIRTIERVIRRIEKVMPPATEIIIVDDGSTDGTTEWLQSLPHSASRQIICRRANHGKGSAVRLAIRHSQGRVVAIQDADMEYDPADLLRVIWPILDGDADATYGSRYLNGWDDSSVVHRLGNWMLTSLSNCLTGLQLTDMETCHKAFDGDLIRSMELRECRFGFEPEITAKIAAGHYELIEVPTGYQARSYKEGKKIGWRDAVSALACMWRYRKG, from the coding sequence ATGACAACGACGCTGAAAAACGAAACGCTGAAGAACGAACAGGCGATTTCGAACAATCCAGCCACCGAAAATGACGCGGTCGTATTCGGTGTCGGTCGTGACGAGGCGACTTGGCAGCCACGGTCAGAACATGAGTTAGCGATCGAGCGGATCGACGAAGCGCTCGACCTGATTGCCGAAGCCAACTCCGTTGCCGCCGGAAAGATTCCAGTCACTCGGTTCGACGTGACCGTGATCGTGCCCGTCTTCAATGAAATTCGCACGATCGAGCGCGTGATCAGACGCATCGAAAAAGTCATGCCGCCGGCGACCGAAATCATCATCGTCGACGACGGCAGCACCGATGGCACGACGGAATGGTTGCAATCGCTGCCGCATAGCGCGTCGCGCCAAATCATCTGTCGCCGCGCCAATCATGGCAAAGGTTCGGCCGTTCGACTAGCGATCAGGCACAGTCAGGGCAGAGTTGTTGCGATTCAAGATGCCGACATGGAATACGATCCAGCGGATTTACTGCGAGTGATTTGGCCAATCCTTGATGGTGACGCCGATGCCACGTACGGGTCCCGCTATTTGAATGGCTGGGATGATTCGTCTGTCGTGCATCGGTTGGGCAACTGGATGCTGACGTCGTTGAGCAATTGCTTGACCGGATTGCAATTGACCGACATGGAAACCTGTCACAAAGCCTTCGACGGCGATTTGATTCGATCGATGGAACTGCGTGAATGCCGGTTCGGTTTTGAGCCGGAAATCACGGCCAAGATTGCCGCCGGTCACTACGAATTGATCGAAGTTCCGACGGGTTATCAGGCTCGTAGTTACAAAGAAGGCAAGAAAATTGGCTGGCGAGATGCCGTGTCCGCACTCGCTTGCATGTGGCGTTACCGCAAGGGCTAA
- a CDS encoding DEAD/DEAH box helicase, whose translation MFQRKSASDMIAEIDTANSWCADSLVPTGTYEITLERIEPRSLPIRVSPLTTRVTGFLFPEANQWVPPKPPPSESSTDKAETAKVRKRYKTIKHHRIKPPNDVVKLQDRLYYLLQPPLDLLVGSGQLNFPFDPFAYQLDGIAFLFPRYAAVLADEMGLGKTMQAISTIRLLLCSGEVRSVLLVCPKPLVSNWLREFQVWAPEIPVAAIEGNAATREHAWRSPEIPVKIANYELLMRDKETVLDSGLHFDLVALDEAQRIKNRNSTTSEIVRAIPRTRSWALTGTPVENSPDDLVGIFDYLSPGYLKVGMPMGEMAKLSKDFIMRRTKDMVMNDMPPKLYRDAELDLTPEQWSTYEMAEKEGVVRLEEMEQDLTIQHVFELVLRLKQICNFDPVTSASAKLERMVADMEEVVASGKKAIVFSQWVNSIDRMLPAMERFGPLQYHGRIPHKKREGVIDQFKNDPKASVILMSYGAGSVGLNLQFCEYVFLFDRWWNPAVEDQAINRAHRIGARGAVTVTRMLAMNTIEQRIAAVLDQKREMFDTLFSDQSGPTKGSGGGLSRDEIFGLFDLRAPGGKKVS comes from the coding sequence ATGTTTCAACGAAAATCAGCGTCCGACATGATCGCCGAAATCGACACGGCGAACAGTTGGTGTGCCGACTCGTTGGTGCCCACCGGGACGTACGAAATCACACTCGAGCGGATCGAACCGCGTTCGTTGCCCATTCGTGTGTCACCGCTGACGACGCGAGTCACGGGATTTCTGTTTCCCGAGGCGAACCAGTGGGTGCCGCCAAAACCGCCGCCTTCGGAATCGTCGACCGACAAAGCCGAAACGGCAAAGGTGCGCAAACGTTACAAGACGATCAAGCATCACCGCATCAAGCCACCCAATGACGTGGTCAAACTGCAAGACCGGTTGTACTACTTGCTGCAACCACCGCTGGACTTGTTGGTCGGCAGCGGACAACTGAACTTTCCGTTCGACCCGTTTGCATACCAGTTAGACGGTATCGCGTTCTTGTTCCCGCGTTACGCCGCCGTCTTGGCTGACGAAATGGGACTCGGCAAAACGATGCAAGCGATCAGCACGATCCGATTGCTTTTGTGCAGCGGCGAGGTGCGCAGCGTTTTATTGGTGTGTCCCAAACCGCTGGTCAGCAATTGGCTGCGCGAGTTCCAAGTCTGGGCACCAGAAATCCCGGTCGCCGCGATCGAAGGAAACGCCGCCACCCGCGAACATGCGTGGCGATCTCCTGAAATCCCCGTCAAAATTGCCAACTACGAACTACTGATGCGAGACAAAGAAACAGTCTTGGACAGCGGTCTGCATTTTGATCTGGTCGCGCTCGACGAAGCCCAACGGATCAAGAATCGCAACAGCACGACCAGCGAGATCGTGCGTGCGATTCCTCGCACTCGTTCCTGGGCACTGACCGGCACCCCGGTCGAAAACTCGCCAGACGATTTGGTCGGCATTTTCGATTACCTGTCGCCCGGCTATTTGAAGGTCGGCATGCCGATGGGCGAAATGGCCAAACTGTCCAAAGACTTCATCATGCGCCGGACCAAGGACATGGTGATGAATGACATGCCGCCCAAACTCTATCGTGACGCCGAACTTGACCTCACACCCGAGCAATGGTCGACCTACGAGATGGCCGAGAAGGAAGGCGTGGTCCGACTCGAAGAAATGGAACAAGATTTGACAATCCAGCACGTCTTTGAATTGGTGCTGCGATTGAAACAGATCTGTAACTTTGATCCAGTGACTAGTGCCAGCGCGAAACTGGAACGCATGGTTGCCGACATGGAGGAAGTTGTCGCGAGCGGTAAAAAGGCGATCGTGTTCAGTCAGTGGGTCAACAGCATCGACCGAATGTTGCCCGCGATGGAGCGGTTTGGACCGCTGCAATATCACGGAAGAATCCCACACAAGAAACGCGAAGGCGTCATCGACCAATTTAAGAACGACCCCAAGGCTAGCGTCATTTTGATGAGCTACGGTGCTGGAAGTGTGGGACTGAATTTGCAATTCTGCGAGTACGTGTTTCTGTTCGATCGGTGGTGGAATCCCGCGGTCGAGGATCAAGCCATCAACCGGGCGCACCGCATCGGTGCTCGCGGCGCGGTGACTGTCACTCGAATGTTGGCGATGAACACCATCGAACAGCGGATTGCAGCCGTGCTAGACCAAAAACGCGAAATGTTCGACACGCTCTTCAGTGACCAGAGCGGCCCAACCAAGGGCAGTGGCGGCGGTCTAAGTCGCGACGAAATCTTTGGACTGTTTGATCTGCGGGCACCGGGCGGCAAAAAAGTCAGCTAG
- a CDS encoding AAA family ATPase, whose protein sequence is MSTSVESMQAEAAQFRDRYNAVRDMIGRVIVGHDDIVHGVLTAILCGGHCLLEGVPGLGKTMLVRTLAEVLDLEFNRVQFTPDLMPADILGTNMIVEDDAGRRKFEFQKGPVFTQILLADEINRATPKTQSAMLETMQEGTVTAGGKRFELSKPFFVLATQNPIEQEGTYPLPEAQLDRFLFKLVVGYSSREDLNVIVDRTTRGEKISLDKVMDGAELIKWQGMVRQVILAPHVQDYLVRLNLATHPDGPHSVDATNNYVRWGASPRGAQTLALAAKVRALLDGRFNVSFEDVRRVFLPAMRHRVLLNFEAQAEGIEPDTVLLDILEKVPEKAD, encoded by the coding sequence ATGAGCACTTCTGTAGAATCCATGCAGGCCGAAGCCGCACAGTTCCGCGACCGCTACAACGCCGTGCGGGACATGATCGGCCGAGTCATCGTTGGACACGACGACATCGTCCACGGTGTGTTGACGGCAATTCTTTGCGGTGGGCACTGCCTGTTAGAGGGCGTCCCTGGACTGGGCAAGACGATGCTGGTGCGAACACTCGCCGAAGTACTGGACTTGGAATTCAATCGCGTCCAGTTCACGCCCGACCTGATGCCAGCCGACATCCTCGGCACCAACATGATCGTCGAAGACGACGCGGGTCGGCGAAAATTCGAATTTCAAAAGGGTCCGGTCTTCACTCAGATCTTGTTAGCCGACGAAATCAACCGTGCTACGCCCAAGACACAGTCGGCGATGTTGGAAACGATGCAGGAAGGCACCGTGACGGCCGGCGGCAAACGGTTCGAACTGTCGAAGCCGTTTTTTGTCTTGGCAACTCAAAACCCAATCGAACAAGAAGGCACCTATCCGCTTCCCGAAGCACAACTGGACCGATTTCTTTTTAAGCTGGTGGTCGGCTACAGCAGCCGCGAAGACTTGAACGTGATCGTCGACCGAACCACGCGCGGCGAAAAAATCTCGCTCGATAAAGTCATGGACGGCGCCGAACTGATCAAGTGGCAAGGGATGGTCCGCCAAGTGATCCTGGCACCCCATGTTCAAGATTATTTGGTGCGTCTGAATTTGGCGACACACCCCGACGGCCCCCACAGCGTCGATGCGACCAATAACTATGTGCGATGGGGTGCGAGCCCGCGGGGTGCGCAGACGTTGGCGTTGGCGGCGAAAGTTCGTGCGCTGCTGGACGGACGATTCAATGTTTCGTTCGAAGACGTTCGCCGCGTCTTCTTGCCGGCGATGCGACATCGAGTGCTGTTAAATTTCGAAGCGCAAGCCGAAGGCATCGAGCCCGACACGGTGCTGTTAGACATCTTGGAAAAGGTTCCCGAAAAAGCCGACTGA